Genomic DNA from Candidatus Binatia bacterium:
GTACGGCGCCGGGCTCGGACCAGGCCACCGCGGCGGCGGCGCCGGCAGCGCCCGCGGCAACCGCACCGCGGGGCGGCGAAGAGCGCGTGCCCATGACCCGCCTGCGCCAGCGCATCGCCGAGCGATTGGTGCAGGCGCAACATACCGCGGCCATTCTCACCACCTTCAACGAAGTCGACATGTCGGCGGTGATGGCGCTGCGCGCCCGGCACAAGGCCCGCTTCGCCGAGGTGCACCAGGTCAACCTCGGATTCATGTCTTTCTTCGCGCGCGCCTGCATCGCTGCCCTGCGCGACCTGCCCCTGGTCAACGCTTTTATCGACGGCACCGACGTGGTCTACCAGCAGCACGTTCATCTCGGCATCGCCGTTGGAACCGAACGCGGACTCGTTGTGCCGGTGGTGCACGATGCTGAGCGCATGACGTTCGCCGAGATCGAGAAGGAGATCGAACGGCTCGCCGGTCTTGCCCGGCAAAACAAGCTCGGCATCGAGGACCTCGGCGGCGGCACGTTCACGATCTCCAACGGCGGTGTGTACGGGTCGCTGCTGTCTACGCCGATCCTGAATCCGCCGCAGAGCGCCATTCTCGGCATGCACAAGATCGAAAAGCGGCCCGTCGTCGTCAACGACGAGATAGTTATTCGGCCGATGATGTACCTGGCGCTGTCGTACGATCATCGCCTGATCGACGGCGAACAAGCGGTAACGTTTCTTGTCCGGGTCAAGGAGCGCCTCGAAGAGCCCGTGCGGCTCATGCTGGAAGTGTGAAACGAGCCCGTATTATGCCCGACACCCAATTCGATTTGATCGTCGTCGGCTCCGGCCCGGGCGGCTATGTGGCGGCGCTGCGGGCCGCGCAGCTCGGCATGCGCGTCGTCTGCGTCGAGCGCTACCCGTCGCTCGGGGGGACGTGCCTGAACGTAGGCTGCATTCCCAGCAAGGCGCTGCTCGATTCCAGCGAGCATTTCGCGTTCGTGCGCAACGGGCTGGCGGCGCACGGGATCAAGACGGGGGGGATCGAGCTCGACCTGCCGGCGATGATGGCGCGCAAAGACAAGGTCGTAAAAGGCCTCACGCAGGGCATTGCCGGCCTGTTCAAGAAGAACGGGGTGGAACGCGTCGTCGGAACCGGCCGTCTGGTGGACGCGCACACGGTCGAGGTGACCGGCGGCAACGAGGCGCGCACACTGCGCGGCGCGCGGATCGTGATCGCGACCGGCAGCGCGCCGATCGAATTGCCCGGCCTGCCGTTCGACGGCACTCACATCGTATCGTCCACGGAGGCGCTGGCGCTGCCGCGGGTTCCGGAGCGCCTGCTGGTAATCGGCGCGGGCGCGATCGGCCTCGAGCTGGGGTCCGTGTGGAACCGCCTCGGGGCGCGCGTCAAGGTGGTCGAATTTCTCGATCGCATCGTTCCCGGGTTCGACCTGCGGATGGCGGAGATGCTGCACAAATCGCTCAAGAAGCAGGGTCTCGCCTTCCAGCTCGAAACGACGGCGCGCGCCGCGACGGTTACCAACGGCCGGGTGACGGTGACGCTGGAATCCAGGCAGGGAGCGAGCAGCGAGGAGGTCGCCGACGTGGTTCTGGTGGCGGTGGGACGCCGCCCTTACAGCGAGGGCCTTGGCGCGCGCGAGATCGGGGTGCAGTTCGACGACCGTGGTCGGATCACCGTCGACGCGCACTACCAGACCTCCGTGCCGGGTGTGTACGCGATCGGCGACGTGATTCACGGGCCGATGCTGGCGCACAAGGCCGAGGAGGAAGGCGTCGCCTGCGTCGAGTCGATCGCCGGTCTGGCCGGTCACGTGAACTACGATGCCGTACCGAACGTCGTGTACACGCATCCCGAGCTGGCCGGCGTCGGTCTGTCCGAAGAGCAGGTGCAGGGTCAGAACCTTGCCTACCGCACCGGCATGTTTCCGTTTCTCGCCAACGGCCGGGCGCGGACGATGAACGAGACCGAGGGTGCCGTGAAGATACTTGCCGACGCGCAAACCGATCGCGTGCTCGGCGTGCACGTATTCGGCGCCCACGCCTCGGACCTGATCGCCGAAGCCGCCGTGGCGATCGAATTCGGCGCCAGCGCCGAGGACCTCGCCCGCTCGGTCCACGCCCATCCGACGCTGCCGGAAGCAATGAAGGAAGCCGCGCTCGCGGTCGGCAAGCGCGCGCTGCATGTGTAGGAGGGACTGGGGGCGTGAGGGCCTGAGGGTGCTGGCCGCCTTTGGCCACTTTCGTACCGGTGCAGCAACACTTCCCGCCCACCGTTACAACGCAACGTAGCAACCAGCCCCCCCACGCCCTCAGGCCCCCCCCTCAGTCCCCACGCCAGCACGCCCCTCCTCATGTTGACTGCCATCCCTGCGTCGCCGTAGGGTGCGGGCCGTGGGTGGTTCGGGGCAGGGGTTGCACGAGGTGACGCTGGCCTTGCGCGCCGGGTCAATCGACCTGGTAGCGTCGCAAGGCGCGGTGCGCCTGTGCGGTTTGCGTCCGGAGGTGCGGTACGACCGCACCGGGGCCGAGCAAGTCTGGCGGCCGGCGCTGGAACGCGACGCCGGCGGCGCGTACGTGGCGGAGTCGGAAGTGCACGGCCTGCGGCTGCTGTTGCGGCTCGGGACCGAGGGCGGCGCGGCGGTGGCGGACGCGACGCTGACCAACATCGGGCACACGCCCATCCGCTTAGCGCGCGTCGCGCCGCTGGCGACGACGGCGGCAGACGAAGTCAGGATCGGCGCTCGCGCCGATCGGTGGAGCATCTTACGGCAGGGGTACCAGTCGTGGACCGGCACGCGCAGCTTCCGTGCCCACGAAGTCGATCCCGACCCGCTGTCCACACTGCTGTCCATAGGTCTCATCGACCTGCGCAACCCCTCACCGCAGCGGCCGGGACATTTCCGGTCCGACATGTTTGCGGCCGTCGCCAATCTGCGCAGCGGTGAGGTGCTGGTGGCCGGCTTTCTCGCCTGCCGCGCCGCGTTCGGCGGCATCGAGGTCGTCGTGCACGGCAGGCAATGCCGCCGCTTTGCGGCGGTGGCCGATCTGGACGACGTGCTTCTGCCGGCGGGCGAAGAGATCGGCATCGAGCCGGTGTGGATTGGATCGGCAGCCTCGGTGCACGACGGTCTGCGGGCGTACACTGTCGCGGTTGCGGCGGCGATGCAGGCGCGCGTTCCGGCGCGGGCGCCGGTGGGTTGGTGCTCGTGGTACCACTACTTCACGAACGTCTCCGAAGCGGCGATGCTGGAAAACTTGCGCGGCCTGGCCGCGCTGCGGCCGAGCGTGCGTTTCGACTACGTTCAGGTCGACGACGGGTACCAGTCGGCGATTGGCGATTGGCTGACGACCAACCCGAGATTTCCGCGCGGCATGGGCAGTCTGGCGGCACAGATCGCCGCCGAGGGGTTCGAACCGGGTATCTGGATCGCTCCGTTCATCGCCCGCCGCGGTTCGCGACTGCTCCGCGAGCATCCCGACTGGTTCGTGCAATCAGAGCGCCGGCGGCCGCGCTTTGCGCTCTACAATCCGGTGTGGGGCTGGTGGGGAAACTGCTACGCCATCGACACGACCCACCCCGCCGTGCAGGACTGGCTGCGC
This window encodes:
- a CDS encoding alpha-galactosidase, producing the protein MGGSGQGLHEVTLALRAGSIDLVASQGAVRLCGLRPEVRYDRTGAEQVWRPALERDAGGAYVAESEVHGLRLLLRLGTEGGAAVADATLTNIGHTPIRLARVAPLATTAADEVRIGARADRWSILRQGYQSWTGTRSFRAHEVDPDPLSTLLSIGLIDLRNPSPQRPGHFRSDMFAAVANLRSGEVLVAGFLACRAAFGGIEVVVHGRQCRRFAAVADLDDVLLPAGEEIGIEPVWIGSAASVHDGLRAYTVAVAAAMQARVPARAPVGWCSWYHYFTNVSEAAMLENLRGLAALRPSVRFDYVQVDDGYQSAIGDWLTTNPRFPRGMGSLAAQIAAEGFEPGIWIAPFIARRGSRLLREHPDWFVQSERRRPRFALYNPVWGWWGNCYAIDTTHPAVQDWLRNLIHTLVHFWGYRVLKLDFLYAAALPGRRYDARATRAGALRRGLEIIRETAGDDVFLLGCGCPLGPAIGVVDAMRIGPDVAPFWSKWLTRGPQRDLHGLATKHAVRNMLTRSFLHRVWWLNDPDCLMVRETDTELTLDEVLTLATAIAVTDGMVVLSDSMKSVTPERLAVLQRTLAATGGRAEVVDLMRADMPEVVVNRAPGRTLLAVFNFADEPRVKRIDMKETAPELAGATTATDWWTGEPVAIRAGLLDLGELPAHGSRLLTF
- the sucB gene encoding dihydrolipoyllysine-residue succinyltransferase — translated: TAPGSDQATAAAAPAAPAATAPRGGEERVPMTRLRQRIAERLVQAQHTAAILTTFNEVDMSAVMALRARHKARFAEVHQVNLGFMSFFARACIAALRDLPLVNAFIDGTDVVYQQHVHLGIAVGTERGLVVPVVHDAERMTFAEIEKEIERLAGLARQNKLGIEDLGGGTFTISNGGVYGSLLSTPILNPPQSAILGMHKIEKRPVVVNDEIVIRPMMYLALSYDHRLIDGEQAVTFLVRVKERLEEPVRLMLEV
- the lpdA gene encoding dihydrolipoyl dehydrogenase yields the protein MPDTQFDLIVVGSGPGGYVAALRAAQLGMRVVCVERYPSLGGTCLNVGCIPSKALLDSSEHFAFVRNGLAAHGIKTGGIELDLPAMMARKDKVVKGLTQGIAGLFKKNGVERVVGTGRLVDAHTVEVTGGNEARTLRGARIVIATGSAPIELPGLPFDGTHIVSSTEALALPRVPERLLVIGAGAIGLELGSVWNRLGARVKVVEFLDRIVPGFDLRMAEMLHKSLKKQGLAFQLETTARAATVTNGRVTVTLESRQGASSEEVADVVLVAVGRRPYSEGLGAREIGVQFDDRGRITVDAHYQTSVPGVYAIGDVIHGPMLAHKAEEEGVACVESIAGLAGHVNYDAVPNVVYTHPELAGVGLSEEQVQGQNLAYRTGMFPFLANGRARTMNETEGAVKILADAQTDRVLGVHVFGAHASDLIAEAAVAIEFGASAEDLARSVHAHPTLPEAMKEAALAVGKRALHV